Proteins from a genomic interval of Cucumis melo cultivar AY chromosome 7, USDA_Cmelo_AY_1.0, whole genome shotgun sequence:
- the LOC103495745 gene encoding 60S acidic ribosomal protein P1-like has translation MSTSELACAYAALALHDDGIAITAEKIAAVVAAAGLCVESYWPSLFAKLAEKRNIGDLLLNVGCGGGAAAPVAVAAPTASAAVASAIEEKKEEPKEESDDDMGFSLFD, from the exons ATGTCTACAAGTGAACTCGCCTGCGCCTACGCCGCCCTGGCTCTTCACGACGATGGAATCGCAATCACT GCGGAAAAGATTGCAGCCGTTGTAGCAGCTGCGGGGCTCTGTGTAGAATCTTACTGGCCTAGCTTGTTTGCTAAATTGGCGGAGAAGAGGAACATTGGGGATCTTCTTCTTAATGTTGGATGTGGAGGTGGCGCTGCGGCTCCCGTGGCTGTAGCTGCTCCTACCGCTAGTGCTGCTGTCGCTTCTGCCATCGAGGAAAAGAAG GAGGAGCCAAAGGAGGAGAGCGACGATGACATGGGATTCAGCTTATTCGATTAA
- the LOC127150244 gene encoding uncharacterized protein LOC127150244: protein MLEKCFDVTNCPEERKVRLATFLLQKEAEGWWKSILARRSDARALDWQTFRGIFEDKYYPSTYCEAKRDEFLGLKQGSLSVAEYERKYTELSRYAEVIIASESDRCRRFERGLRFEIRTPVTAIVKWTNFSQLVETALRVEQSITEEKSAVELSRGTSTASGFRGREQRRFTPGINISSRQDFKNRSGGQASRNVSYGSVFQRQSQRIPSQPIRSTVRSQPGQESIASTVRRIPCTSCGRNHRGECLVGAGGCYQCGQPGHFKKDCPQLNMTVQRDQGVGSQTVEQSRVSVVPTEGTSGARQKGVVGRPRQQGKVYAMTQQEAEDAPGIITGYT, encoded by the exons atgcttgaaaagtgttttgatgtgacgaattgtcctgaggagcgaaaggttagattggcaacatttttgttgcaaaaagaggctgaaggatggtggaaatctatattagcaagacgcagtgatgcacgtgctttagactggcagacttttagaggcatattcgaagataagtattatcccagcacatactgcgaagccaagagggatgaatttctggggttgaaacaaggatcactttcagtggctgagtatgagaggaagtataccgagctttcacggtatgctgaggttattatagcttctgagagtgacaggtgccgaaggtttgaaagagggttgcgttttgaaatacgtaccccagttacagccattgttaagtggacgaatttctctcagttagtggagactgcccttcgtgtggagcagagtataacagaagagaaatcggcagtggagcttagtcgtgggacttcaacagctagtggatttagaggccgtgagcagcggaggttcacgcctgggataaatatttcaagccgtcaagattttaagaatcgctctggaggccaagcatcgaggaatgtgagttatggtagtgtttttcagagacagagccagagaatacctagtcaacccattagatcaacagtaagatcgcaaccaggtcaggagtccattgctagtaccgtcaggcgaataccatgcacgagttgtggcaggaaccatcggggtGAGTGTTTGGTAGGTGCCGGTGGATGTTACCAGTGTggacagccaggacatttcaagaaagattgtccgcagttgaacatgacagttcagagagatcagggagttgggtctcagacagttgagcaatcgagagtttcagtggttccaacagagggcaccagtggtgcaaggcaaaagggagttgttggaagaccgaggcaacagggaaaagtctatgctatgactcaacaagaagcggaGGACGCACCAGGCattattactg ggtacacctag